A single genomic interval of Streptomyces graminofaciens harbors:
- a CDS encoding IS110 family transposase, translating to MRTHSSGSLSRTAPARSSGRTAHRTTGWAGTDQPELLALLADVLALDEDVVWAVDVSDGMAALWISVLLNHGQHLVYIPGLAVNRASAVNRGSQGTNSPK from the coding sequence TTGCGAACGCATTCGAGCGGATCGCTGAGTAGGACCGCGCCGGCGAGGTCGTCCGGGAGGACAGCACATCGAACGACTGGATGGGCGGGTACGGACCAGCCGGAGCTGTTGGCCCTGCTCGCCGACGTACTCGCCCTTGATGAGGATGTGGTCTGGGCGGTCGACGTCTCCGATGGCATGGCCGCCCTGTGGATCAGCGTGCTGCTCAACCACGGCCAGCACCTCGTCTACATACCCGGCCTGGCCGTCAACCGGGCCTCGGCCGTCAACCGGGGCTCCCAGGGCACGAACTCGCCGAAGTGA
- a CDS encoding helix-turn-helix transcriptional regulator, whose amino-acid sequence MQYGIDSTDSSCAACRLVSRSMSFWTHSRLLHAVELAEEAVRAAADRPSCVCHAHSRLWLATALTHLRDLDRAERILRPETPDAALDAFDGSAETAARADLARSFLAFTAGDVDASARLGEQGLAAAGRSGPWQTLGRLVLAGCALRRADMKTALANTQRIAEDALMASANPLAGQCAWMSLQVREAHGGSEAVVPFIEQLVALGPTSREVLGSQPAAAPWFVRLALKAGDQTVARQASLAARQLAVLNPEFRSLAAAALHTKGLIEQDLDALWRAAETHADLWARASALEDLGTHLSGQHLRRDRAVEILELSSDTYLAAGATRDLSRVKSRLRNLGVRHHISRWSNVSRDQVGRLTETESAVAQLVVQGMTNSQVAAQLFLSHHTVAFHLKKIFRKLDVASRVELARTWSTPVGDVRPKVSRARSSA is encoded by the coding sequence ATGCAGTACGGCATCGATTCCACAGATTCCTCGTGTGCCGCATGCCGGCTCGTCAGCAGGTCGATGTCGTTCTGGACGCACAGTCGGCTGCTGCACGCCGTGGAGTTGGCCGAGGAGGCCGTGCGGGCGGCGGCCGACCGTCCGTCGTGCGTGTGCCACGCGCACTCCCGGCTGTGGCTGGCCACGGCGCTGACCCACCTCCGCGACCTCGACCGGGCCGAGCGGATCCTCCGCCCCGAGACCCCGGACGCCGCCCTGGACGCCTTCGACGGGTCGGCGGAGACGGCCGCCCGAGCGGACCTCGCCCGGTCGTTCCTCGCGTTCACGGCCGGGGACGTCGACGCATCCGCGCGGCTGGGTGAGCAAGGCCTGGCGGCGGCCGGGCGATCCGGGCCCTGGCAGACCCTGGGCCGGCTCGTCCTGGCGGGGTGCGCCTTGCGGCGCGCCGACATGAAGACCGCCCTGGCGAACACGCAGCGGATCGCCGAGGACGCACTCATGGCCTCCGCCAACCCGCTGGCGGGGCAGTGCGCGTGGATGTCCCTCCAGGTCCGTGAGGCGCACGGCGGGAGCGAGGCGGTGGTGCCCTTCATCGAGCAGCTCGTCGCCCTTGGGCCGACCAGCCGGGAAGTGCTCGGCTCACAACCGGCCGCCGCGCCCTGGTTCGTACGGCTGGCCCTGAAGGCCGGCGACCAGACCGTCGCCCGGCAGGCCTCGCTGGCGGCAAGGCAACTCGCGGTGCTCAACCCGGAGTTCCGCTCGCTGGCCGCCGCCGCCCTGCACACCAAGGGGCTGATCGAGCAGGACCTGGACGCTCTGTGGCGGGCCGCGGAGACGCATGCCGACCTCTGGGCGCGGGCCTCGGCCCTGGAGGACCTCGGAACGCACCTGTCCGGACAGCACCTCCGGCGGGACCGGGCGGTCGAGATCCTGGAGCTCAGCAGCGACACCTATCTGGCAGCCGGTGCCACCCGTGATCTGTCACGGGTGAAGAGCAGATTGCGGAACCTTGGTGTCCGGCACCACATATCCCGTTGGTCCAATGTGTCCAGGGACCAGGTGGGGCGGCTGACCGAGACCGAGTCCGCGGTCGCGCAGCTGGTGGTCCAGGGGATGACCAACAGCCAGGTCGCCGCTCAGCTCTTCCTCTCCCACCACACGGTGGCCTTCCATCTGAAGAAGATCTTCCGCAAGTTGGACGTGGCGTCGCGGGTCGAACTGGCCCGGACCTGGAGCACCCCGGTGGGCGACGTCCGCCCGAAGGTGTCCCGGGCCCGCTCGTCGGCCTGA